From Vigna unguiculata cultivar IT97K-499-35 chromosome 5, ASM411807v1, whole genome shotgun sequence, the proteins below share one genomic window:
- the LOC114185535 gene encoding transcription initiation factor TFIID subunit 8-like, whose translation MSNGGGKTGRQLEQPGPWRRRKVGGGDDFARAIAKIAVAQVCESEGFQAFQQSALEALSDVVARYIFNVGKSAHCHANLAGRTDCHAFDVIQGLEDMGSVQGFAGASEVDHCLESSGVIREIFHFVNEGEPVVFAHPIPRFPVVKERVLNPSFLQKGEEPPGDHIPAWLPAFPDPQNFSQSPVVNGRGTEPRAVKFEQERENGSKGEWPVLNLKQQMVSNMFEKSALVDPADTKAKRVAAEGNPFLAAPLKIEDKEIASVPPAAKLFNDVVLDNPVVENFVENEPISALETFAPAIEAMKSTCFDSKEGQTKNFVNEKPIVRFKIGIKNKLVGRSIGLIPQTEEHNKTLPWFAMEDEKDDRKRRAEKILRESLENPDQLVQL comes from the coding sequence ATGAGCAATGGCGGTGGGAAGACTGGAAGACAGCTTGAGCAGCCTGGCCCATGGAGGAGGAGGAAAGTGGGTGGTGGTGACGACTTTGCCAGGGCAATTGCGAAGATTGCGGTAGCGCAGGTGTGCGAAAGCGAGGGGTTTCAGGCTTTTCAGCAGTCGGCTCTGGAGGCGTTGTCTGACGTTGTGGCTCGCTACATTTTTAACGTTGGGAAATCGGCACATTGCCATGCTAATCTTGCAGGAAGAACTGATTGTCATGCTTTTGATGTCATTCAAGGGTTGGAAGATATGGGATCAGTGCAGGGATTTGCAGGTGCTTCTGAGGTAGATCATTGCCTTGAAAGTTCAGGTGTTATTAGggaaatttttcattttgttaacGAGGGTGAACCGGTTGTGTTTGCGCATCCTATTCCTCGCTTTCCAGTTGTGAAGGAACGGGTGCTTAATCCAAGCTTTTTgcaaaaaggagaagaaccTCCTGGCGATCATATTCCTGCTTGGTTGCCTGCATTCCCTGATCCGCAAAATTTTTCACAGTCACCAGTGGTGAATGGAAGGGGTACAGAACCTCGTGCAGTAAAATTTgagcaagaaagagagaatGGCAGCAAGGGGGAGTGGCCTGTGTTGAATTTGAAGCAGCAGATGGTCTCAAATATGTTTGAAAAGTCTGCCTTGGTTGACCCTGCAGACACTAAGGCAAAAAGAGTAGCAGCAGAAGGTAACCCATTCCTTGCTGCTCCTTTGAAAATTGAGGACAAGGAAATTGCTTCTGTTCCTCCTGCAGCCAAGCTTTTCAATGATGTGGTTCTCGATAATCCTGTTGTTGAAAATTTCGTTGAAAATGAACCAATTTCAGCTTTGGAGACATTTGCTCCAGCAATTGAAGCAATGAAAAGCACATGCTTTGATTCTAAGGAAGGCCAGACAAAAAATTTTGTGAATGAGAAGCCTATTGTGCGTTTTAAGATTgggataaaaaacaaattagtaGGAAGGTCCATTGGTTTGATCCCACAAACAGAGGAGCATAACAAGACTTTGCCATGGTTTGCGATGGAAGATGAGAAGGATGACAGGAAAAGGAGGGCAGAGAAAATTCTAAGGGAATCCTTGGAAAACCCAGATCAGCTTGTTCAGTTGTAA